ATATGAGCTTAGTTCTGAGCAGGTCGATGAAGCAGCCAAATGGTTGAAGGAAGGGACCAACTGCTCGTTGCTGTTGTTCAACGGCAACCCGATCAGTATCGAAGCGCCCAATCACATGGTGCTCAAGGTGGAATACTGCGAACCGGCAGTCCGCGGCGATACTGCCACCAAACTTACCAAGCCCGTGAAATTGGAAACCGGCGCGGAAGTCATCTGCCCAGCCTTCATCGAAATGGGAGACATGATCAAAGTCGACACACGCACCGGGGAATATTTGGAGCGAGTGCGGGTATGAAGGCCGACGAGCTGCCACGACGCGACTAGAATCTGACGCGCAAAGTAAGCAAGTGCTAGCTGTTGCGGCCGAAACCCGCGCAGCCCATTTTTCTTTATAAGTCTGCTTTTTTACGGTCTTGCATTGCTTTGGCCGATTTGACCGTTTATTTTGAGGGCCGCCGGAGCTGCGGCATTTGCGGCCAAAAAGCCGCCGCGCATCTCGGTCCCGCCGTTTCTCATTCCTCAATGATTTGTTGCACCAGGAGTTGGCATCATGTGGCATTCCAAACGTCTTGTCGATTGGTTTCGCAGCGGGAGCGCTATCTCGGCACGCCGCACTCGGCGGTCGGTCTGCGCTTCGCCACGCGCATTCGAACGGCTGGAAACACGCCAGATGTTGTCCATCACCGCGCTGTATAACGCCGGCACGATGACAGAAGAGTTTACCGGCACGGGAACCACCGATCTGCTCGAAGTCAGCATGACCGCGGCGAATACCATTTCGTTTGACATCGGCAGCGGCACGATGACTCAGTCCGGTGTGTCGACCGTCACATTTGCCGGTGCCGGCGGCGCCACGAGATTTATCATTCATGGATTACCAACGACAAGTAACACATTTACCTTTGCACCCGCTTTGTTCTTCAATGCCGTAGCGACCCCGACTATTGATTTTATTTATGACGGGGTACAGAAACTGTTTGTCGACGGCGGCAATGCCGGTGACACCTATAACGTTCAAGAATTCGCTACCGAAACGCACATCTTGGGCGGCACCGGGAACGATACGGTGAATGTATCGTCCGATGCGGGCGGAAGTCCGGGCAATCAAGGCAACTTGGAAGGCATTTTCGCGCCACTCGATGTCGACCTGGGCCTCGGCTCCAACACGATGGTGGTCAGCGATTACGGCGAGACGACGCTGGCCAATAGCAACGTGACCATCGGCGGCGGCGAAATCGATAACTTTGCCGGACCCACCAACAATATCCCGATTCAATTTGCCGCCACCGGCGGAAGTCTGGCGCTGTCGTTGATCGGCTCGAACACGCTGCCCGATAAGTTCACCGTTTCGGAATTGGACGCCAACATTCCGTTGTCGTTACAAGGCGGTGGCGGCGATAGCACGTTCGTGGTGGGGACGGGCGATCTGTCGCAAATTCACTCGCCGGTTGCCGTGGTGGGCGGAAGCGGAACCAATGACCAACTGACCGTCGACGATTCCACTCGCAGCGTCGCCGTAAATTACGTGGTGACGGGAGAAGTCGACGTCGGCGGCGAGAAAATCATTCAAAGTTTTGCCGGCGTGGAAAAAATGCAAATTAACGGCACGCAGGGAATCAATCATTTTGCCGTCACGCCGAATGCGAACACGGAAATCAGCATAAACGGAGAAGCTCCGAGCACCACGCCCGGTGATTCCCTGTCGGTCAACTTGGTTGGCACCACAGGCGCCATGCGAACTACCGGTGCGGGCGGCTCCGGACAGTGGACATTCGCCGGCAATAACCCCAAGCCTGTGGACTACACCAACATTGAGCAGTCGGGCATTGAAGATATTTTGGCCTATGGCGCGGCGGCCTCGAAAACAAGCCAGCCGCTCGTGAAAATTGTCGATGCCGCGACCGGTTTAGCGACCGGACTGGCGATGTCGCAGGTGATGGCTTACGCTTCGACTTTCAAAGGGGGCGTGCACGTAGCGCTGGGCGATGTCAACGGCGACGGAATTCCCGACCTCATCGTGGCTCCCGGACGCGGTCTGGAACCGACAATCAAGGTTTACAATTTGCTCACCGGCACGCTGATCGAGCAGTTCGATGTCTACTCGGCCAAGTTCCGAGGCGGGGTGAATGTTGCCTTGGGCGATTTGAACCACGATGGATTGAACGATCTGGTGGTTTCCCCGACGCAGGGGAACGCCGTGATTCAAACGTTCACCAACACCGGCATGGCCGCTCAGCCGTTTGGCCCGCTGGGGGCGACCCCGCCGAACACAACCGCTCCGGTGCTGACACCCTCCACGCAATTCTTGGCTTTCAGCCCGAAGTTCCTGGGCGGGGCGACCGTGGTTGTCAACGACGTTTTGCTCACCGGCGCCGGTGCTCAGATCATTGTTGGCAGCGGTCCGGGCATGGCGGCCACGGTCGATCTTTACCCCGGCAATGCCAACAACAGCAGCGTGAAAACCACGCTGGC
This DNA window, taken from Pirellulales bacterium, encodes the following:
- the efp gene encoding elongation factor P, which translates into the protein MPSYNTSQFRKGLKVQIDGDPYLMVECNFVKPGKGQALYKCKLKNLVRGTQLDRTYKSGDSLEAADINEIEGQFLYRQGEQFVFMDTSSYEQYELSSEQVDEAAKWLKEGTNCSLLLFNGNPISIEAPNHMVLKVEYCEPAVRGDTATKLTKPVKLETGAEVICPAFIEMGDMIKVDTRTGEYLERVRV
- a CDS encoding VCBS repeat-containing protein produces the protein MWHSKRLVDWFRSGSAISARRTRRSVCASPRAFERLETRQMLSITALYNAGTMTEEFTGTGTTDLLEVSMTAANTISFDIGSGTMTQSGVSTVTFAGAGGATRFIIHGLPTTSNTFTFAPALFFNAVATPTIDFIYDGVQKLFVDGGNAGDTYNVQEFATETHILGGTGNDTVNVSSDAGGSPGNQGNLEGIFAPLDVDLGLGSNTMVVSDYGETTLANSNVTIGGGEIDNFAGPTNNIPIQFAATGGSLALSLIGSNTLPDKFTVSELDANIPLSLQGGGGDSTFVVGTGDLSQIHSPVAVVGGSGTNDQLTVDDSTRSVAVNYVVTGEVDVGGEKIIQSFAGVEKMQINGTQGINHFAVTPNANTEISINGEAPSTTPGDSLSVNLVGTTGAMRTTGAGGSGQWTFAGNNPKPVDYTNIEQSGIEDILAYGAAASKTSQPLVKIVDAATGLATGLAMSQVMAYASTFKGGVHVALGDVNGDGIPDLIVAPGRGLEPTIKVYNLLTGTLIEQFDVYSAKFRGGVNVALGDLNHDGLNDLVVSPTQGNAVIQTFTNTGMAAQPFGPLGATPPNTTAPVLTPSTQFLAFSPKFLGGATVVVNDVLLTGAGAQIIVGSGPGMAATVDLYPGNANNSSVKTTLAPLMAFNPFAAGFRGGVNVASMGALVTVGAGVGGNSELQEWAILPGAPPTASLVFQVASVFPNKLAPLQVVTNSTDLVFALGNDAPSSLVHVIGIPQFSNPLQFYTQLLADPDAAFNGGFYLALDVNS